A genome region from Salvelinus alpinus chromosome 26, SLU_Salpinus.1, whole genome shotgun sequence includes the following:
- the LOC139554613 gene encoding ladderlectin-like isoform X1 — protein MVMLTISLLLCAAVALNGATESLEKTMDFEQNLHLGAKGAEEGVVAKENRNQCPTGWFQFGSRCFMFVETARSWPLAERHCVSLGANLASVHSSAEYQFLQAIVGCKTGGFSTTWIGGFDAVQDRLWFWSDGSEFDYQNWKKGEPNNSGGREPCIVINWGDEYRWNDINCGNIFPSVCSKRICETKKN, from the exons atggTAATGTTGACCATATCTCTGCTGCTCTGTGCTGCCGTTGCACTGAATGGAGCAACAG AGTCCCTTGAAAAGACAATGGACTTTGAGCAGAATTTGCATCTGG GAGCTAAGGGGGCAGAGGAGGGAGTAGTGGCAAAAGAGAACAGGAACCAATGCCCCACAGGCTGGTTCCAATTTGGATCGCGCTGCTTCATGTTTGTCGAGACTGCAAGGTCATGGCCCCTAGCAGAG CGCCACTGTGTGTCCCTTGGAGCAAACCTGGCGTCTGTGCACAGCTCTGCGGAGTATCAATTTCTACAGGCAATTGTGGGGTGCAAGACTGGCGGTTTCTCAACTACCTGGATTGGAGGATTTGATGCTGTTCAG GACAGGCTATGGTTTTGGAGTGATGGCTCCGAATTTGATTACCAGAACTGGAAGAAAGGAGAGCCCAATAATAGCGGTGGCAGAGAGCCATGTATTGTGATCAACTGGGGAG ATGAATACCGCTGGAACGATATAAACTGTGGAAACATCTTTCCCTCGGTGTGCTCCAAAAGAATCTGTGAAACCAAGAAAAACTGA
- the LOC139554614 gene encoding ladderlectin isoform X2 has protein sequence MVMLTISLLLCAAVALNGATGAKGAEEGVVAAENRNQCPTGWFQFGSRCFMFVETARSWPLAERHCVSLGANLASVHSSAEYQFLQEVVESKTSGFSTTWIGGFDAVQDRLWFWSDGSEFDYQNWKKGEPNNSGGREPCIVINWGDEYRWNDINCRNIFPSVCSKRICEILKN, from the exons atggTAATGTTGACCATATCTCTGCTGCTCTGTGCTGCCGTTGCACTGAATGGAGCAACAG GAGCTAAGGGGGCAGAGGAGGGAGTAgtggcagcagagaacaggaaCCAATGCCCCACAGGCTGGTTCCAATTTGGATCGCGCTGCTTCATGTTCGTCGAGACTGCAAGGTCATGGCCCCTAGCAGAG CGCCACTGTGTGTCCCTTGGAGCAAACCTGGCGTCTGTGCACAGCTCTGCGGAGTATCAATTTCTACAGGAAGTGGTGGAGAGCAAGACTAGCGGTTTCTCAACTACCTGGATTGGAGGATTTGATGCTGTTCAG GACAGGCTATGGTTTTGGAGTGATGGCTCCGAATTTGATTACCAGAACTGGAAGAAAGGAGAGCCCAATAACAGCGGTGGCAGAGAGCCATGTATAGTGATCAACTGGGGAG ACGAATACCGCTGGAACGATATAAACTGTCGAAACATCTTTCCCTCGGTGTGCTCCAAAAGAATCTGTGAAATCCTGAAAAACTGA
- the LOC139554613 gene encoding ladderlectin-like isoform X2, whose product MVMLTISLLLCAAVALNGATGAKGAEEGVVAKENRNQCPTGWFQFGSRCFMFVETARSWPLAERHCVSLGANLASVHSSAEYQFLQAIVGCKTGGFSTTWIGGFDAVQDRLWFWSDGSEFDYQNWKKGEPNNSGGREPCIVINWGDEYRWNDINCGNIFPSVCSKRICETKKN is encoded by the exons atggTAATGTTGACCATATCTCTGCTGCTCTGTGCTGCCGTTGCACTGAATGGAGCAACAG GAGCTAAGGGGGCAGAGGAGGGAGTAGTGGCAAAAGAGAACAGGAACCAATGCCCCACAGGCTGGTTCCAATTTGGATCGCGCTGCTTCATGTTTGTCGAGACTGCAAGGTCATGGCCCCTAGCAGAG CGCCACTGTGTGTCCCTTGGAGCAAACCTGGCGTCTGTGCACAGCTCTGCGGAGTATCAATTTCTACAGGCAATTGTGGGGTGCAAGACTGGCGGTTTCTCAACTACCTGGATTGGAGGATTTGATGCTGTTCAG GACAGGCTATGGTTTTGGAGTGATGGCTCCGAATTTGATTACCAGAACTGGAAGAAAGGAGAGCCCAATAATAGCGGTGGCAGAGAGCCATGTATTGTGATCAACTGGGGAG ATGAATACCGCTGGAACGATATAAACTGTGGAAACATCTTTCCCTCGGTGTGCTCCAAAAGAATCTGTGAAACCAAGAAAAACTGA
- the LOC139554614 gene encoding ladderlectin isoform X1: protein MVMLTISLLLCAAVALNGATVLELFQDFEQALHLGAKGAEEGVVAAENRNQCPTGWFQFGSRCFMFVETARSWPLAERHCVSLGANLASVHSSAEYQFLQEVVESKTSGFSTTWIGGFDAVQDRLWFWSDGSEFDYQNWKKGEPNNSGGREPCIVINWGDEYRWNDINCRNIFPSVCSKRICEILKN, encoded by the exons atggTAATGTTGACCATATCTCTGCTGCTCTGTGCTGCCGTTGCACTGAATGGAGCAACAG TTTTAGAACTGTTCCAGGACTTTGAGCAGGCTTTGCATCTGG GAGCTAAGGGGGCAGAGGAGGGAGTAgtggcagcagagaacaggaaCCAATGCCCCACAGGCTGGTTCCAATTTGGATCGCGCTGCTTCATGTTCGTCGAGACTGCAAGGTCATGGCCCCTAGCAGAG CGCCACTGTGTGTCCCTTGGAGCAAACCTGGCGTCTGTGCACAGCTCTGCGGAGTATCAATTTCTACAGGAAGTGGTGGAGAGCAAGACTAGCGGTTTCTCAACTACCTGGATTGGAGGATTTGATGCTGTTCAG GACAGGCTATGGTTTTGGAGTGATGGCTCCGAATTTGATTACCAGAACTGGAAGAAAGGAGAGCCCAATAACAGCGGTGGCAGAGAGCCATGTATAGTGATCAACTGGGGAG ACGAATACCGCTGGAACGATATAAACTGTCGAAACATCTTTCCCTCGGTGTGCTCCAAAAGAATCTGTGAAATCCTGAAAAACTGA